A window of Pedococcus badiiscoriae genomic DNA:
GGTCCAGCAGGGACTGCTCGAGGTCTTCGCCAACCAGGCGGGCATCGCGATCAACGGCGCGCGGCAGCGAGTGGCCCTGGCGGAGCAGGCCCGTCTCGCCGCCGCCGTGCACACAGTCGCCCGCATCTCGCAGGAGATCCTGGACCCCGCCCGTGCCGTGGAAGTCGTCGTCGAGCCTGTGCTGGAGGGCTTGCGGGGTTCCGCCATCTGGGTGCGCACGTTCGGTCATGAGACCGACCCTTCCGACGGCAGCGTCGTCGCCCACTCCGGCCGCGGCGCGGCGGATGCCCCGGCCGAGGTCGTGAACCTGGTGCGCCGCGTGGCCCAACAGTGCTGGCGGGGCAGGACCGCGGCCCTGGTGCGTGAGGGATCCACCCACCCAGCGGGCCTGCTGACCGACGACGAGGTCGGCACGATGCTCGCGTTCACCGCTCCCTTCGGGGGCGGGGCCTGGATGCTCGCACCCATCGGGGCGGCCAACGAGTGCCTGGGACACCTCGTCATCACCCGCTCGGCGCAGGAACCCACCTGGAGTGACGCGGAGGCGGCCTCCGCGCTGGAGATGGGCCGCGACATCGGGCGCGCCATCGTCAACGCGCGGCTCCTGGAGCTCGAGCGCCGCCTCGTCGACCAGTTCCGCGAGTCCGACCGGGCCAAGACCTCGCTGTTCGCCACCGTGGCGCACGAGCTGAAGAACCCCCTCAGCTCCATCGTCGGCCACCTGGAGCTGTTGCGCGACGACCCCACGTCGGACCCCGACTGGTCGCTGTCGGTCATGGATCGCAACACGCACCGGCTGCAGGACCTGGTCAACGACCTGCTCACCCTGGCGAAGGTCAGTGACCCGGACCGGCCGCTGGTCAGCTCCCGCGTCGACCTCGCCGACCTTGCCCAGGACGCCATCGACATGTTCCGGCCCGGCGCCGAGCAGCGCGGCATCTCCCTGAGCAGCGACCTCGTCGAGGGCGCCCAGGTGGTGGCAGGCAACGCCGACGAGCTGGCGCAGGTGGTCGACAACCTGGTGAGCAATGCCGTGAAGTTCAGCCCCGACCACGGCGTGGTGCGGCTGACCACGCGCCGGGAGGCCGACACGGTTGTCCTGCGGTGCTCCGACGAAGGGATGGGGATCTCCGAGCAGGACCAGCAGCTGCTGTTCACCGAGTTCTTCCGCAGCACCAACCCCGCCGCGCTCCAAGTGCCCGGTACTGGACTGGGACTGAGCATCGTCGCCCGGATCATCGTGCGCCACGGCGGCGCGATCAGGGTGGAGTCCGAGCTGGGCAGTGGCACGACCTTCGAGGTCACCCTCCCGGTGCCCACGGACGCGACCTGACAGAATGTCGCACGCAGTCCGAAC
This region includes:
- a CDS encoding ATP-binding protein, giving the protein MVLTSTGMQALRGLSELMNRASGQENLQDVLDLIVEGAADVVGFRVAAVSLVQPDGDLEVVAVGGDPGARRELMGRRTPRAMVEAEFAIAEQWGTLRFVPADRLPSTSQAGWVAEGWEASASGDPDSWDSLDTLHAPFYDVAGIWLGMISVDLPLSGKRPDEVQQGLLEVFANQAGIAINGARQRVALAEQARLAAAVHTVARISQEILDPARAVEVVVEPVLEGLRGSAIWVRTFGHETDPSDGSVVAHSGRGAADAPAEVVNLVRRVAQQCWRGRTAALVREGSTHPAGLLTDDEVGTMLAFTAPFGGGAWMLAPIGAANECLGHLVITRSAQEPTWSDAEAASALEMGRDIGRAIVNARLLELERRLVDQFRESDRAKTSLFATVAHELKNPLSSIVGHLELLRDDPTSDPDWSLSVMDRNTHRLQDLVNDLLTLAKVSDPDRPLVSSRVDLADLAQDAIDMFRPGAEQRGISLSSDLVEGAQVVAGNADELAQVVDNLVSNAVKFSPDHGVVRLTTRREADTVVLRCSDEGMGISEQDQQLLFTEFFRSTNPAALQVPGTGLGLSIVARIIVRHGGAIRVESELGSGTTFEVTLPVPTDAT